From the genome of Sediminibacter sp. Hel_I_10:
TACAAATCCGCAAGTTTGGATCACAGGGTTTACCATTGCACTTGTTGCTAGTTTAGAAACACTGTTATGTGTTGAAGCTACCGATAAGCTTGATCCAGATAAAAATGTCACGCCTACCAATAGAGAGCTACTGGCTCAAGGAACTGGTAATATTATTTCCGGGCTTATAGGCGGATTGCCAATTACTCAGGTCATTGTTCGAAGTTCTGCAAACATTCAATCGGGCGGAAAAACAAAAGCTTCTGCTATTCTTCACGGCTTTTTATTGTTGATTTCTGTAATTTTAATCCCGACCTTACTTAACAAAATCCCCTTGTCTGTGTTGGCAGCAGTATTATTTATAGTGGGCTATAAACTTGCTAAACCGGCACTTTTCAAAAAAATGTATGGCTTGGGCTGGAAACAGTTTGTGCCTTTTATAGTGACTATAGTGGGTATTGTCTTTACCGATTTGCTTATAGGAATAAGCTTAGGTTTGGCTGTAGGTATTGTTGTCATCTTGATAAAAAGCTACCAAAACTCACACTTCTTACACATCGAAGATAAGAGCGATGGAAAAAACAAGGTTAAAATGACACTTGCTGAAGAAGTTACCTTTTTCAACAAGGGCGCGATTCTCAAAGAACTGGATAGTTTGCCGAAGGATACTTACTTAGAGTTTGATGTTAGAAAAACCCGATATCTTGATTATGATATTATAGAAATTTTAGATGACTTTGCCGTCAAGGCTGAAGAACGTAATATTGATATCAAAATTATTTCAGAAAAAGGTTCTGCTGAAAACCCTAAAAGCTTTGTTGAATTTTTCAACTAGCTGTCATATTGTAAATCTCAACTGAGATCAATTGAAGTATCTGCTGAAAGATAGGATACTCTCAGAAAATTAATTTAAAAAACACAATTATGAATTTAAATAAAGTTTTTGAAAATAATGAAATTTGGATTAAAGAAAAACTGGCTAAGGATACTAATTATTTTGAAGAATTAGGGCAAGGTCAAAATCCTGAGTTACTGTTTGTAGGCTGTTCAGACAGTCGAGTAACTGCAGAAGAACTCATGGGGCTAGGACCAGGCGAAGCTTTTGTACATAGAAATATTGCTAATATGGTAATTAGCATAGACCTAAATGCGATGTCTGTAGTGAATTATGCCGTAGAACACCTAAAAGTGAAACATGTAGTGGTTTGTGGTCATTACGCCTGTGGAGGGGTTAAGGCTGCAATGCAATCTGCAGATTTGGGTATTCTCAACCCTTGGTTGCGTAATATTAGGGATGTGTACCGTATGCATCGTGATGAGCTAAATGCTATTGAAGATCAAGAAAATCGATATGATCGACTTGTAGAACTAAATGTCCAAGAGCAGTGCGTTAACCTCATTAAAACTGCGGTAGTTCAAAAGGCAGCTAGACAAAGAGGTTTGGTTGTGCATGGTTGGGTGTTCGATGTTCACACTGGTAAGTTAATTGATCTCAAAATTGATTTTGAGAAATATCTTAAAGATATCATGGAAATTTATCACTTAGATTAATCCCACACAATACTAAAGACTGCTAGAAATGGCAGTCATTTTAGTTCTCTTCAGTTTCGGTGTCGTCTAACAAATTTAGAGTGTCATCATCTTTCCCCTTATTGATTATGCTAGGAAAGATCATTGGTGCCAATTGTTTTACAGGCTTGTAAAGCACAGCATCCTCCAGATCCTCTTTGTCGGTAAATGGTATGGTATCATTCATGTTTTCAAACACAATAAGAATGATACTTAGAATCAACCCAATTTTCAACACCCCAAAAACACCGCCAAGTAACTTGTTGAGAATGCCCAGTGCGGCAAAATTAGCAAGTTTCGTTAGAGCTTTCCCTGCCAGTGCAATGATTAAAACAATAATGACAAAGGTGACGGCAAAGGCCACAATATCAATATATTTCTCATCCCAATCTACCTTGCTCGCTAAAAACCCCGCCGCATAGTCGCTAAAGTGGATGGCGCCGTAGACTCCGGCAATCAATGCCACTAAAGACGCCACTTCAACAAAAAGGCCTTTCATAAAGCCTCTTATAAGACCAAAAAGCAAAAGTGATGCGAGAACAATATCAATGATAGCCATGGGTTAAAGCATTGGTGTAAGCAAACCTACATTATTTTTATGATTTAAAATAGCTAACGACAAAATAGCGGAAATAGTTTAATAACTTTGAAATCAAATTAAGAACGAATCCCGAAACGGCTTCAATATAATAGAAAAAAAACACCGCTTTTGCGGTAAAAAGATATGTCTAGAGACGAACAATTAAAACAAAGATGGACTTTGATAGTAAAGAAACTTTCAGCTCAATTTGCCGATGGAGATCCATTAGATTTAGATGGCATTATTTACCTCATTGGAGTGCAGGAGTTGGGCCAGCTTGATCGTAAATTTAAAAAAGATCAAAAGCTAGACCTCATGCACATTGCTATTTGTAAGCTACTCATGCCTTATGGATATTATGAATTTGATTATGTAGATGAAGAAGGTTGGCCGCATTATATTATGAAAGAACAGCTGCCACCACTAAAAGCGGGTGAGCAAAGTGTCTTGATGAAAGATGCCATCGTTAATTATTTTTTAGAGACCCGTTATATCGAGTAGAGGTATCTGGGCGTTACCACAAGGGTCGCGCTCTCGGCAGTCGCTTTAAAGTTGCTCTTTGTGCAACTTTAAGAGCTTCAACAAATGCCTCCATCGCTAACGCAAATCTAGATAAAATTCATAAATTTGCCCCTCATTATTAGGTACTGGAAAAAATTCAGCACAAACCATGATAGATAAGTTAAAGGAGCTCATTTCAGAAGCAGAAGCATTTTCGGCACAATCCAAAGAAGAGGTTGAGGCATTTCGTATAAAATATTTGGGCAAGAAAGGGTTACTCAATGCCTATTTTGCTGAGTTTAAGAATGTGGCCAATGATCAAAAGAAAGAATTTGGGCAAACCATAAACAAGCTCAAAACTACTGCAGAAGAACGTGTCAATACCCTCAAAGAAGAATTTGAGAGAAAAGAAGAAGTTAAAGGGATTTATGGTGATTTATCCAGACCGGGAGAACCACTTGAGATTGGTGCTCGCCATCCTATTTCCATAGTAAAAAATCAAATTGTCGATATATTTTCTCGCATTGGGTTCAATGTTAGTGAAGGTCCAGAGATTGAAGATGACTGGCATAATTTTACCGCCTTGAACTTGCCAGAATACCATCCGGCGAGAGATATGCAAGACACCTTCTTTATCCAAACCGATCCAGATGTGCTATTGAGAACCCACACAAGTTCTGTACAAGTGCGTTATATGGAAAATAATAAACCACCCATTAGAACAATTTCTCCAGGGCGTGTTTATAGAAATGAAGCCATTTCGGCCCGTTCACATTGCTTTTTCCATCAAGTAGAAGGGTTGTATATCGATAAGGATGTGAGTTTTGCAGATCTTAAACAAACCCTACAGTATTTTACCACAGAAATGTTCGGTAAAAGTAAAATACGTTTGAGACCTTCATATTTTCCGTT
Proteins encoded in this window:
- a CDS encoding carbonic anhydrase, with product MNLNKVFENNEIWIKEKLAKDTNYFEELGQGQNPELLFVGCSDSRVTAEELMGLGPGEAFVHRNIANMVISIDLNAMSVVNYAVEHLKVKHVVVCGHYACGGVKAAMQSADLGILNPWLRNIRDVYRMHRDELNAIEDQENRYDRLVELNVQEQCVNLIKTAVVQKAARQRGLVVHGWVFDVHTGKLIDLKIDFEKYLKDIMEIYHLD
- the pheS gene encoding phenylalanine--tRNA ligase subunit alpha; this encodes MIDKLKELISEAEAFSAQSKEEVEAFRIKYLGKKGLLNAYFAEFKNVANDQKKEFGQTINKLKTTAEERVNTLKEEFERKEEVKGIYGDLSRPGEPLEIGARHPISIVKNQIVDIFSRIGFNVSEGPEIEDDWHNFTALNLPEYHPARDMQDTFFIQTDPDVLLRTHTSSVQVRYMENNKPPIRTISPGRVYRNEAISARSHCFFHQVEGLYIDKDVSFADLKQTLQYFTTEMFGKSKIRLRPSYFPFTEPSAEVDVYWGLETETDYKMTKGTGWLEIMGCGMVDPNVLENCGIDSKEYSGFAFGMGIDRIALLLHQISDIRLLSENDVRFLEQFKSVL
- a CDS encoding CvpA family protein; protein product: MAIIDIVLASLLLFGLIRGFMKGLFVEVASLVALIAGVYGAIHFSDYAAGFLASKVDWDEKYIDIVAFAVTFVIIVLIIALAGKALTKLANFAALGILNKLLGGVFGVLKIGLILSIILIVFENMNDTIPFTDKEDLEDAVLYKPVKQLAPMIFPSIINKGKDDDTLNLLDDTETEEN
- a CDS encoding SulP family inorganic anion transporter; protein product: MIKTIKSDLPASIVVFFVALPLCLGIALASGAPLFSGLIAGIIGGIVVGALSGSKIGVSGPAAGLAAIVLTAIGTLGGYQNFLVAVVIGGALQIIFGLLKAGIIGYYFPSSVIKGMLTGIGIIIVLKQIPHFFGYDAEPEGADSFFEMSGENTFSAIGHIADNITLGSMIVGIVALSILLLWDIVLSKKGKVFQIIQGPLVAVVVGILFYVLTKSNETLGIDPSHLVSVPVPDDINSFLGQFSFPNFSVITNPQVWITGFTIALVASLETLLCVEATDKLDPDKNVTPTNRELLAQGTGNIISGLIGGLPITQVIVRSSANIQSGGKTKASAILHGFLLLISVILIPTLLNKIPLSVLAAVLFIVGYKLAKPALFKKMYGLGWKQFVPFIVTIVGIVFTDLLIGISLGLAVGIVVILIKSYQNSHFLHIEDKSDGKNKVKMTLAEEVTFFNKGAILKELDSLPKDTYLEFDVRKTRYLDYDIIEILDDFAVKAEERNIDIKIISEKGSAENPKSFVEFFN